From Fusarium oxysporum f. sp. lycopersici 4287 chromosome 13, whole genome shotgun sequence, one genomic window encodes:
- a CDS encoding cyanamide hydratase: protein MSSDDVAINGWTAVPVDAGKIFKNGPYINEPEYVDVESIQFPNDDPIVEKTRQHAKDKLLKQTYNHSMRVYYWSTVILRQQFPEHAGTLSPSTLALTCLLHDIGTTDENMSSTRLSFEFQGGFQALNLLQDNGSTKDQAEAVCETIIRHQDLGTEGRITFLGQLIQLATIYDNVGEHPNVKDFGKIIHEKTREEVNNALPREGWLGCFAATIRKEESLKPWCHTTHIPKFAEQVEGNQLQKPYEI from the exons ATGAGCTCCGACGACGTCGCCATCAATGGATGGACTGCAGTCCCAGTTGACGCCGggaagatcttcaagaatGGACCTTACATCAATGAACCTGAGTacgttgatgttgagagcaTCCAGTTCCCAAACGACGACCCAATTGTCGAGAAGACACGGCAACATGCCAAAGATAAACTCCTGAAGCAGACTTATAACCATTCCATGAGAGTTTACTACTGGT CGACTGTCATTCTCCGACAGCAGTTCCCAGAGCATGCTGGCACTCTCTCCCCTTCGACCCTGGCACTAACATGCCTCCTCCATGACATCGGCACCACCGATGAAAACATGTCCTCAACCCGCCTTTCTTTTGAGTTTCAAGGCGGCTTCCAAgctctcaacctccttcAAGACAACGGCTCTACCAAAGACCAAGCCGAAGCCGTTTGCGAGACTATAATTCGTCATCAAGATCTCGGCACTGAGGGAAGAATCACTTTTCTCGGGCAACTCATCCAACTGGCTACGATCTACGATAATGTTGGTGAACATCCAAATGTCAAAGACTTCGGAAAGATCATTCATGAGAAGACGCGCGAGGAAGTAAACAACGCTTTGCCTCGTGAGGGATGGCTGGGATGCTTTGCGGCCACGATTCGGAAGGAAGAGAGCTTGAAGCCGTGGTGCCATACTACTCACATTCCAAAGTTTGCGGAGCAGGTTGAGGGGAATCAGCTTCAAAAGCCATATGAGATTTGA
- a CDS encoding phosphoglycolate phosphatase, with translation MPAQLVIFDFDGTLFDTHQAISHSIKLTFDKLLPASAPAESEVQKLIGSGLGLKEVLKELHPSPDSFEEAEWTSTYRRFYNDQGQELVSAFPGAKELLKKLHEREIYVAIVSNKGVAAVETALKNNGIDTIPQDLIVGDNTPGATRKPDTGSFENVLLPALKARGLSHVDVLKTLVVGDTEADVKFAANIGAKSVWCRYGYGEKSACERLKPNFTVDSLDEVAGIVERM, from the coding sequence ATGCCTGCTCAATTAGTCATCTTCGACTTTGACGGGACTCTTTTCGATACCCATCAAGCCATCTCTCACAGTATTAAGCTCACCTTCGACAAACTCCTTCCAGCCTCAGCTCCGGCAGAGTCTGAGGTGCAGAAGTTGATCGGTTCTGGCTTGGGTCTCAAGGAAGTTCTCAAGGAACTACATCCTTCTCCCGATTCTTTCGAAGAGGCTGAATGGACGTCAACGTACCGTCGCTTCTACAATGACCAGGGACAAGAACTTGTCTCGGCATTTCCTGGGGCTAAAGAACTTTTGAAGAAGTTGCATGAAAGAGAGATTTATGTCGCCATTGTCAGCAACAAAGGTGTAGCCGCGGTTGAGACAGCACTAAAGAACAACGGCATTGACACCATCCCGCAAGACTTAATCGTCGGAGACAACACCCCTGGCGCAACGCGAAAGCCGGACACTGGAAGCTTCGAGAATGTTTTGCTCCCGGCCCTGAAAGCTCGTGGACTCTCACATGTTGACGTTTTGAAAACCTTAGTCGTTGGGGACACAGAGGCAGATGTGAAATTTGCTGCTAATATTGGAGCAAAGTCTGTTTGGTGCAGATATGGATATGGGGAAAAGAGCGCATGCGAGAGGTTGAAGCCAAATTTCACAGTGGATTCATTAGATGAGGTTGCGGGAATTGTTGAAAGGATGTGA